In Aliidongia dinghuensis, the genomic stretch TCTTCAACAAGCTCAAGCACTTCAGGCGCATCGCCACCAGATATGACCGCAGAGCTATCTATTTCCTCGCCGCCCTGCATCTCGCCAGCGCGATGATCTGGATGCGCTGAATGTCGATTCGTCCTAGACCGTGCCGCCGAGTTCGGCCGACAGGTCCTGCAATTCCTTGCCGCCGGCCATCAGGTTCTGCAGCTCGTCGACGTCGATCTCGCCGCGCGCGAAAGTGCCGAGCGTGCGGCCGCGGTTGAGGATGGTGAAGCGGTCGCCGACCGCCGCGGCATGACGCACGTTGTGGGTGATGAAGATCACGCCCAGGCCCTTCTGCCGGACCTGGTGGATGTATTTCAGCACCATCGAGGTCTGTGCCACACCCAAGGCCGAGGTCGGCTCGTCGAGGATCAGCACCTTGGCGCCGAAATAGACGGCGCGCGCGATGGCGAGGCATTGCCGCTCGCCGCCCGAGAGCGTGCCGACCGCCTGCTGCGGGTCGCGGATGTCGATGCCGATGCGGCGCATCTCGTCGCGGGCCACGCCGTCGGCGAAGATAAAGTCCATCCAGCGGAACGGCCCGAAGCCCTTGGTCGGCTCGCGCCCCATGAAGAAGTTCCGTGTGATCGACATGAGCGGCACCATGGCCAGGTCCTGGAACACGGTGGCGATGCCGCGGTCGAGCGCCTCGCGTGGCGACGTGAAATGGACGGGCTCGCCCTCGACCAGATACTCGCCGGCCGACGGCCGCCACACGCCCGACAGCGTCTTGATCAGCGTCGACTTGCCGGCACCATTGTCGCCGAGCAGGCACATGACCTCGCCTGCCTCGACCGTCATGGAAATGCCGGCAAGGGCGATGACCGAGCCGAAATGCTTGTGGAGCTCGCGGACCTCGATGAGCGGCGCCATGGCTCAGCGCTCCCCCGTCACACGGCGGCGCACCGCCTTGTTGAACAGCACCGCCATGAGCAGCATGACGCCCAGGAAGACCCGGAACCAGTCGCTGCTCCAATTGGCGAAATAGATCCCCTGCTGCACGACGCCGAAGATGAGCGCGCCGAAGCAGGCGCCGACGACCGAGCCGTAGCCGCCGGTGAGCAACGAGCCGCCGATGACCGCGGCGATGATCGCCTCGAACTCCTTCTGCAGCCCGCGGTCGGCCGCGGCCGAGCCGAAATCCATGACCTGCGAGACGCCGTAGAGGGTGGCACAAGCCGCCGTGACGCCGAACAGCAGCACCTTCACGCGCGCGACCGGTACGCCCAGGTTCCGGGCCGCGTTGGCATCACCGCCCGAGGCGAAGATGAAATTGCCGAACTGGGTGCGGGTCAGCACGAAGCTGCCGACGAATGCCAGCACCAGCCACCACACGACGATGACCGGCACGCCGGGGACGACCGGCGAGCCGTCCGGGAACTGACCGATCAGGTGCCAGTTGGCGAGCAGCACGAAGACCGGCTCGCCGACCGTGCCGCCGAAGAAGGGCGCCAGCCAGTCGCCCTTCGCCCGGTCGGCGACGCCGCTCACTATTGTGCGGTTGGTAAGCAGGATCGAGAGCGCCAGCGTGAGCCCGCGCAGGATGAACAGGAAGGCGAGCGAAACGATGAAGGACGGCAGGCGCGTGCGCACGACGATGAGGCCGTTCAGGAGCCCGAGCGCGATCCCGCCCGCAAAGGCGAACAGGATGCTAAGCCAGACCGGCACACCCCAATAGACCGCCGGGATCGCCACCATCATGCCGGAAAAGCCGATCATCGAGCCGATCGACAGGTCGAACTCTCCGGCGATCATCAGGAGGCTGGCGCCGATCGCGATGACGCCCAGCTGGGCCGAGACGGTCAGCCAGTTGAAGATGCCGTCGGCGTTGAACATGCCCGAGTTGGGCGCCACCGCCATGAAGAAGCCCAGTACCAGCAGGGCGCCGGCAGCCGCCCCCAGCTCGGGCCGCATGAAAGCCCGCTGGGCCCAGTGCATCTTCCGCACGCGCTCGTCGGCCGAGCTCTTCGCCCCGGCCGAAGCGCCCGCGGCCTTCGACACCTGCATCATCACCAACTCCTCCTCTCGGAATCCCCCTCCTTTCAGGCGCCAGCGCGCCTCAGCGATACTCGCCCGCCAGCTTCTCGACCGTCGCGATATTCTCCTTGGTGATGAAGCCCGGGCCGGAGTTGATGTTGTTGCCGGGCAGCACGCCGTAGCGGTGATAGAGCGTCAGCACCACGACCGGCAGGTAGCCCTGCAGATAGGGCTGCTGGTCGATCGCGAAGGCGATCGTGCCGCTCTTGATCCCGGCCGCGATCTCGGGCGACAGGTCGAACGTGCCGAAGAACAGCTTGCCGTTCAGCTTCAGCTTCTCGAGCGCGCGGATGGTGGGTGCCGCCGAATTGGGGCCGAGCGCCAGCACGCCGTTGGTGTTGGGGTTGGCGCGCAGATAGGCCGTCACCTTGTTTTCGACCTCGGTCGGGTCGATGCCGGAATCGAGCATCTGGTTGCCGAGCGGCACGCCGACGCCGTCCGCAAAGCCACGGCAGCGGTCAACCGAGGCCGGGTTCGTGATGAAGTGGTTGACGCAGAGGAAGCTCTTGACCCCCGCCTCCTTGGCGCGCTTGCCGGCGGCAAGGCCCGCGTCATATTCCGGCTGGCCCACATGCATGAGGGCGCCCAGCTCGGCCGATTGCTGCGCCGTGCCGGAATTGATCGTCACGACCGGGATGCCCTTCTTGACCGCCGCGGCGATCGGGCCTTTCAGCACACCGAAATCGGCGATCGTCACGATGATGCCGTTCGGGTTGGCGGCCGTCGCCTGCTCGACCAGCCGCGCCATGTCGGCCAAGTCGCCGTTCGGCGGATTGCGGTAGTCGACCGTCACCTTGAGATCGCGACCGGCCTCCTTGATCGCGTTCTTGATGGTGTTCCACCAGGAATCGGAATCGGGCGCGTGGCTGATCAGCACGAAATGCTCGCCGTCCGCCCGGGCCGGCTTGGCCAAGGGGCCGGCGATGAGGCCGATCGCGAGGCCGGCCACAGCACCGAACGTCAGAAACCCTCTCATGAATCGCTTCATAGAGCCCTCCCTGAACGCTGCCGCCTGCGGATCTCGAAACAACAGAACCACGCAGCAGCAAATTTGGAATTATTTTTCCATTTCTGAGCCTCCGAGCGGCCGGAGTCAAGCGTCAGAGACGAAATTCGGCACGAATCTCGCGCCCCTTGAACGGAATGAATTTTCTGAACGGCCGGAAATCCAGCGCACCGGAATATCCGTTCCGGCCAGCGCTGCGCTATTTCCTTGTCGGCTGCGGAATATCGTTCCATTTTTCGAAATTAAATTCCAAAGGCGCGTCTCGCGCGCGCCCCGCCCCAAGGACCCGAGCCATGGTGATTGACCGGCAAGCGCCGCAAACCGATTTCGAGACGCTGCGCACCCTGGTGCTGGAACGCCGCAACAGCCTGCCGAAGCGGCTCGCCCAGGTCGCGCGCTTCGCGCTCGACCGCCCGGACGAAATTGCGCTCGGCACGGTGGCCGAGATCGCGCATCACGCGGGCGTGCAGCCCTCGACGCTGGTGCGCTTCGCCCAGGCGCTGGGATTTTCCGGCTTCTCCGACCTGCAGCAGGTGTTTCGCCTGCGCCTGCGCGACCGCTGGCCGGATTACAAGGAGCGGCTCGCTCAGCTGCAGCGGGGTGGCGACGGCCGGTCGGGGCCGGCGGGCCTGCTCGACGGCTTCATCGAAACCTCGGTCACCTCGCTGATGCAGCTCCGGGAGAGCGTGCGCGAGGCAGAGCTGGAACAGGCGGTCGCGACCCTTGCCGCGGCCGAGACGATCTATCTCCTGGGCCAGCGGCGCGCCTTCCCGATCGCGTCATATCTTGCCTATGCCTTCGGCAAGCTCGGCATCCGCGCGGTGCTGCTCGACAATGTCGGCGCCATGCTGGCCGAGCAGGCGGCCTGTGCGGGGCCACGCGACGCGCTGCTGGCGATCAGCTTCACGCCCTACACGCCCTCGACCGTCGAGGGCGCCACCGCCGTGGCGCAGCGCGGCACGCCGGTCGTGGCGATCACCGATTCCGCCTTCAGCCCGCTGGCGCCGATCGCCGCGGTCTGGCTCGAGGTGGCGGAGGCCGACCGCGGCGCCTTCCGCTCCCTCGCCGCCACGCTCTGCCTCGCCATGACGCTTGCGGTTGCCTTGGGCGAGCGCCGCCAAACCTCCTAGATTCGGTCGAAGGCGAGATCGACTGGCACCGGCTGCCCGGTCTCGGCCGAGCGGGTCGCGGCGTCGGCGAGCAGCAGCGCCTTCAGCCCGTCGATACCATCCGGGCGCGGGGCCGTGCCCTCCGACAGGGCCGTGATGAACGCGGCAAGCTCCGCCTTGTAGGCCGCCTCGTAGCGCTCCAGGAAGAACGGCAGCGCCGGATCGTGGGTGAAACCCCGCGCCGTCGCCGCCTCGACCGTCGTCGCGGTCATGTTGCCGGCCCTGAGCAATCCGCCCGAGCCATGGACCTCGACCCGCTGGTCGTAGCCGTAGGTCGCCCGCCGTGAGTTGGAGATCTGGCAGAGCGTGCCGCTGACCGTGCGCAGCGTGACTGCGGCCGTATCGACGTCGCCCGCCGCGCCGATCGCCGGATCGACGCGCACCGAGCCGACGGCAAAGACCTCGACCGGCTCCTCGGCCATGAGGAAGCGGGCCATGTCCAGGTCATGGATCATCATGTCGCGGAACAGGCCGCCCGACGACGCCACATAGGTCGCGGGCGGCGGCGCCGGATCGCGGCTCAGGATCGTCAGGATCTCGAGCGCCCCGATCTCGCCCTCGGTGAGGCGCCGCTTCAAGGCGCCGAAATGCCGGTCGAAGCGGCGGTTGAACCCGACCATCAGCGGGATGCCGGCGCGCGCGACCGCGACGAGACAGGTGTGCACCCGTTCGGCCGACAGATCGACCGGCTTCTCGCAGAACACCGCCTTGCCGGCCGCGGCGGCGCGCTCGATGAAATCCGCATGGGTCGTGGTCGGCGAGGCGATCAGCACCGCGTCGGCCGTAAACGCCTCGTCGATATCGATCGCCCGGCTGCCGGTGGCCGCGGCCAGGCGATCGGCCGCTTCGCGATCGGGATCGGCGACACCGAACAGCCGCGCGGCCGGGTGGGCCGCGACGTTGCCGGCGTGAATGCGGCCGATGCGGCCGGCGCCGAGCACGGAGATCGTCAGCATGGCTTCCTCCAAACGGAATTTTTGTTCCGACTTGACCAGAAAATGGAACCAATGTTTTATTGCCTGAGACTGACGACAAAGACAAGGGCTGCCCCGCTGCGGCGAGGACCCGGCGACAGGGCGGGCCCAAGGGTGGAAGGCGCATGATCGAGGCAGCTTCCCTTGACGTGGTGACGCTCGGCCGTTCTTCGGTCGATCTCTATGGCCAGCAGATCGGCGGCCGGCTCGAGGATGTCGCGAGCTTCGCCAAGGCGGTCGGCGGCTGCCCGACCAACATCGCGATCGGCTGCGCCCGGCTCGGCCTCAAGGCCGGGCTCATCACCCGGGTCGGCGACGAGCACATGGGCCGGTTCATCCGCGAGCAGCTCGCGCGCGAAGGGGTCGATACGACCGGCGTCGTGACCGACCCCGCCCGCTTGACGGCGCTCGTCATCCTGGGCGTGCGCGACGACAAGACCTTCCCGCTGATCTTCTACCGCGAGAATTGCGCCGACATGGCGCTCAGCGAAAGTGACATCGATCCTGGCTTCGTCGGCCGCGCCAAGGCCCTCGTCGTGACGGGCACGCATTTTTCGACGCCGACGGTCGACCGGGCGAGCCGCCACACCATGGCCTTGGCCCGCGCCGCCGGCCGCCGGGTCGTGCTCGACATCGACTATCGCCCGAACCTGTGGGGCCTCGCGGGCCACGGCGTCGGCGAGGCGCGCTACGTGGCCGACGGCAATGTGACAGCTCATCTGCAGAGCATCCTGCCCGGCTGCGACCTGGTGGTCGGCACCGAGGAGGAGCTGCATATCGCCGGCGGCAGCAGCGACACGCTCGAAGCGCTCCGGCGGGTGCGCGCGCGGACCGACGGCACGATCGTGCTGAAGCGCGGGCCCATGGGCTGCGTCGTCTTCCCCGGAGCGATCCCCGAGCGGATCGAGGACGGTGTCACCGGCGCCGGCTTCCCGATCGAGGTCTATAATGTGCTGGGCGCGGGCGATGCCTTCATGGCGGGCTTCCTGCGCGGCTGGCTCAGGGACGAGGCGCTTACGACCTGCTGCACCTGGGCCAATGCGTCGGGCGCCTTTGCCGTCTCCCGCCTGCTCTGCTCGCCCGAGATCCCGACCTGGCCGGAGCTGCAGCATTTCCTGGTGCACGGCAGCGCCCATCGCGCGCTGCGCCACGACGCGGCGCTCAACCATATTCATCGGGCGACGACGCGCCGGCCGCAGGCGTCCGTGCTGCGCGCCTTTGCGATCGACCATCGCGCCCAGCTGGAAACGCTGGCCGACCGGCTCGGCGCCGACCGGGCGCGCATCGCTGAGTTCAAGCGGCTTGCCGTCGCCGCCGCGGCCCGCGTGGCGAACGGACGGCCCGGCTTCGGCATGCTGCTCGACGACCGGCACGGCCGGACGGCGCTGTTCGCGGCGGAGGGCTCGGGCCTCTGGCTCGGCCGTCCGATCGAGCAGCCGGGCACGCGGCCGCTTGCCTTCGAGGCTGCACGGGATCCGGCGGCCCGGCTCGTCGAATGGCCGGTCACGCAGACGATCAAGTGCCTGTGCTTCTACCATCCGGACGACCCGCCCGACCTGCGCCGGCGCCAGGAGGAAAGCCTGGCGACGCTCTCGGAAGCCGCAAGCGCGGTCGGCCGCGAGCTGATGATCGAGATCATCGCAGGCAAGCACGGGCCGATCGACGACGAGACGATCGCGCGTACCGTGGCGCGGCTCTATGATCTCGGCATCAAGCCCGACTGGTGGAAGCTCGAGCCCCAGGCGTCGCCCGTCGCGTGGCAGAACATTGCCCGCATCGTTGATGAGCGCGACCCCCATTGCCGGGGCGTGGTCATGCTCGGCCTCGAAGCGCCGGAGGCGGAACTCATCCGTTCCTTCCGCGTCGCCGCCCAATGCTCCGTCGTCAAGGGCTTCGCGGTCGGCCGCACGATCTTCGCGCCGGCTGCGGAGGCCTGGCTCGCCGGCCGGATGAGCGACAGGGCGGCGGTCGACGACATGGCGGGCCGGTTCGGCCGGCTCGCCGCGGCCTGGGACGAATGCGCCGGACAAAGGCCCTAGAGCGATATGAAATCAGGTTAGATCAGGGGCGCCGGACAAGTCCTTCTCCGCCCCAATGGGGCAGAGAGGGAGGTTAAGGAGCGGCGGCATGACTGTGAGCAAACCTAATTCCATCACGGTCTAGACGGGAACTGCGGGGGCGAAGGGAGGAGCCGATGAAGACCGTCCGCTTGACCATGGCGCAGGCGCTGGTGCGCTATCTGGCGGCGCAGCGCACGGCGTTCGACGGTGCGGAGCTGCCGCTCTTCGCCGGCGTCTGGGCGATCTTCGGCCACGGCAATGTCGCGGGCCTGGGCGAGGCGCTCGCCCCCATGGG encodes the following:
- a CDS encoding bifunctional 5-dehydro-2-deoxygluconokinase/5-dehydro-2-deoxyphosphogluconate aldolase; the encoded protein is MIEAASLDVVTLGRSSVDLYGQQIGGRLEDVASFAKAVGGCPTNIAIGCARLGLKAGLITRVGDEHMGRFIREQLAREGVDTTGVVTDPARLTALVILGVRDDKTFPLIFYRENCADMALSESDIDPGFVGRAKALVVTGTHFSTPTVDRASRHTMALARAAGRRVVLDIDYRPNLWGLAGHGVGEARYVADGNVTAHLQSILPGCDLVVGTEEELHIAGGSSDTLEALRRVRARTDGTIVLKRGPMGCVVFPGAIPERIEDGVTGAGFPIEVYNVLGAGDAFMAGFLRGWLRDEALTTCCTWANASGAFAVSRLLCSPEIPTWPELQHFLVHGSAHRALRHDAALNHIHRATTRRPQASVLRAFAIDHRAQLETLADRLGADRARIAEFKRLAVAAAARVANGRPGFGMLLDDRHGRTALFAAEGSGLWLGRPIEQPGTRPLAFEAARDPAARLVEWPVTQTIKCLCFYHPDDPPDLRRRQEESLATLSEAASAVGRELMIEIIAGKHGPIDDETIARTVARLYDLGIKPDWWKLEPQASPVAWQNIARIVDERDPHCRGVVMLGLEAPEAELIRSFRVAAQCSVVKGFAVGRTIFAPAAEAWLAGRMSDRAAVDDMAGRFGRLAAAWDECAGQRP
- the iolG gene encoding inositol 2-dehydrogenase codes for the protein MLTISVLGAGRIGRIHAGNVAAHPAARLFGVADPDREAADRLAAATGSRAIDIDEAFTADAVLIASPTTTHADFIERAAAAGKAVFCEKPVDLSAERVHTCLVAVARAGIPLMVGFNRRFDRHFGALKRRLTEGEIGALEILTILSRDPAPPPATYVASSGGLFRDMMIHDLDMARFLMAEEPVEVFAVGSVRVDPAIGAAGDVDTAAVTLRTVSGTLCQISNSRRATYGYDQRVEVHGSGGLLRAGNMTATTVEAATARGFTHDPALPFFLERYEAAYKAELAAFITALSEGTAPRPDGIDGLKALLLADAATRSAETGQPVPVDLAFDRI
- a CDS encoding ABC transporter permease, which translates into the protein MMQVSKAAGASAGAKSSADERVRKMHWAQRAFMRPELGAAAGALLVLGFFMAVAPNSGMFNADGIFNWLTVSAQLGVIAIGASLLMIAGEFDLSIGSMIGFSGMMVAIPAVYWGVPVWLSILFAFAGGIALGLLNGLIVVRTRLPSFIVSLAFLFILRGLTLALSILLTNRTIVSGVADRAKGDWLAPFFGGTVGEPVFVLLANWHLIGQFPDGSPVVPGVPVIVVWWLVLAFVGSFVLTRTQFGNFIFASGGDANAARNLGVPVARVKVLLFGVTAACATLYGVSQVMDFGSAAADRGLQKEFEAIIAAVIGGSLLTGGYGSVVGACFGALIFGVVQQGIYFANWSSDWFRVFLGVMLLMAVLFNKAVRRRVTGER
- a CDS encoding sugar ABC transporter substrate-binding protein: MRGFLTFGAVAGLAIGLIAGPLAKPARADGEHFVLISHAPDSDSWWNTIKNAIKEAGRDLKVTVDYRNPPNGDLADMARLVEQATAANPNGIIVTIADFGVLKGPIAAAVKKGIPVVTINSGTAQQSAELGALMHVGQPEYDAGLAAGKRAKEAGVKSFLCVNHFITNPASVDRCRGFADGVGVPLGNQMLDSGIDPTEVENKVTAYLRANPNTNGVLALGPNSAAPTIRALEKLKLNGKLFFGTFDLSPEIAAGIKSGTIAFAIDQQPYLQGYLPVVVLTLYHRYGVLPGNNINSGPGFITKENIATVEKLAGEYR
- a CDS encoding MurR/RpiR family transcriptional regulator, whose translation is MVIDRQAPQTDFETLRTLVLERRNSLPKRLAQVARFALDRPDEIALGTVAEIAHHAGVQPSTLVRFAQALGFSGFSDLQQVFRLRLRDRWPDYKERLAQLQRGGDGRSGPAGLLDGFIETSVTSLMQLRESVREAELEQAVATLAAAETIYLLGQRRAFPIASYLAYAFGKLGIRAVLLDNVGAMLAEQAACAGPRDALLAISFTPYTPSTVEGATAVAQRGTPVVAITDSAFSPLAPIAAVWLEVAEADRGAFRSLAATLCLAMTLAVALGERRQTS
- a CDS encoding ATP-binding cassette domain-containing protein, with the protein product MAPLIEVRELHKHFGSVIALAGISMTVEAGEVMCLLGDNGAGKSTLIKTLSGVWRPSAGEYLVEGEPVHFTSPREALDRGIATVFQDLAMVPLMSITRNFFMGREPTKGFGPFRWMDFIFADGVARDEMRRIGIDIRDPQQAVGTLSGGERQCLAIARAVYFGAKVLILDEPTSALGVAQTSMVLKYIHQVRQKGLGVIFITHNVRHAAAVGDRFTILNRGRTLGTFARGEIDVDELQNLMAGGKELQDLSAELGGTV